In a genomic window of Pedosphaera parvula Ellin514:
- a CDS encoding peptidylprolyl isomerase, which translates to MYLLPKVIILCAMDLFLFSRPGSANAQTPVPATNNSTSVALTSNQASTLEKLWESPGNTVVGVVQGVNITKDDLLKDMWLQNAPAALDELLRQRAVKCAAESAGVKITTDDFQAKANEDIKRTHSSNLNEMLQHHNTTPAHYQRICEGNMLLEAYIRQSIMTIDAKDYADWVKVRYIYIADAGYNSIPAKKEQTSIETKKKADQILTKIRNGTDFAKLADEFTDSPENVVDGKKQGGYMGWRARSWTQFTPAFEAAVFKLKQGEVSEPIRSDFGYYLAKVEATGLEVKDKDPELKKLIADGKVRPLIDSTLENIWLNSRMDNRLK; encoded by the coding sequence ATGTATCTACTGCCTAAAGTGATTATTCTTTGTGCCATGGATTTATTTCTGTTCTCTCGCCCTGGCTCTGCAAACGCGCAAACACCCGTACCAGCAACCAACAACTCAACCTCTGTCGCGTTAACATCCAACCAGGCCTCGACACTCGAAAAATTGTGGGAATCTCCAGGTAATACCGTGGTTGGAGTTGTTCAGGGAGTAAACATTACGAAAGATGATCTGCTCAAAGATATGTGGCTTCAAAATGCTCCCGCGGCGCTGGATGAGTTACTCAGACAAAGGGCAGTCAAGTGCGCCGCCGAAAGTGCAGGAGTAAAAATTACAACCGACGATTTCCAGGCGAAGGCAAACGAAGATATAAAGCGAACGCATTCTTCCAATTTGAATGAAATGTTACAGCATCACAATACAACGCCAGCCCATTACCAGAGGATTTGCGAAGGAAACATGTTATTGGAAGCCTACATTCGCCAAAGCATCATGACGATTGACGCGAAGGATTATGCTGATTGGGTCAAGGTCAGATACATTTACATTGCCGATGCCGGTTATAATAGTATTCCAGCAAAAAAGGAACAAACCTCAATCGAAACGAAAAAAAAAGCAGATCAAATCCTCACGAAAATCAGGAACGGAACTGATTTTGCAAAGCTGGCGGATGAATTTACCGACTCCCCGGAAAATGTAGTGGATGGAAAAAAACAAGGGGGCTATATGGGCTGGAGGGCCCGCAGTTGGACGCAGTTCACACCCGCTTTCGAGGCAGCAGTTTTCAAATTGAAGCAGGGCGAGGTCAGCGAACCAATACGATCCGACTTTGGATATTATCTGGCCAAAGTGGAAGCAACCGGTTTGGAAGTTAAAGACAAAGACCCGGAATTAAAGAAACTAATTGCCGATGGAAAAGTGCGTCCGCTCATAGATTCAACACTCGAAAACATTTGGTTGAATTCCAGAATGGACAACCGACTTAAATAG
- a CDS encoding ECF-type sigma factor, producing MLNDDVKSEVTQVLQAIGQNSRTSAELLPLVYNELRQLAAARMCQSAAQTLQATALVHEAWLRLFDGNLKVWQNRTHFFRAAAQAMRQILIDRARQKMSLKRGARPVYVSIDDVDIAEELPEERVLFIDEALQRLQKKDAELAQVVTLKFFAGLTNAEVAEMTGVTERTVQNKWTFAKAWLINDIEEELNRAQ from the coding sequence ATGCTGAACGATGATGTAAAAAGTGAGGTAACGCAGGTTTTGCAGGCCATCGGCCAGAATAGCCGAACGTCCGCAGAGCTTCTCCCTTTGGTTTACAATGAGTTGCGTCAGCTTGCGGCGGCGCGAATGTGCCAATCAGCCGCGCAGACGCTTCAGGCTACCGCCTTGGTCCATGAAGCGTGGCTCAGGTTGTTCGATGGCAACTTGAAAGTATGGCAAAATCGCACCCACTTTTTCCGGGCAGCAGCGCAAGCCATGCGGCAAATCCTTATAGACCGTGCCCGCCAAAAAATGAGCCTGAAGCGGGGTGCCCGGCCCGTTTACGTCAGCATCGACGATGTAGACATCGCGGAAGAACTGCCCGAAGAGCGGGTCTTGTTCATTGATGAAGCGTTGCAACGGCTTCAAAAAAAGGATGCCGAACTGGCCCAAGTGGTGACGCTGAAGTTTTTCGCTGGCCTGACCAATGCCGAGGTGGCGGAAATGACCGGAGTGACAGAACGCACGGTCCAGAACAAATGGACGTTCGCCAAGGCCTGGTTGATCAACGACATCGAGGAAGAGCTAAATCGCGCCCAATAA
- a CDS encoding serine/threonine protein kinase has translation MHAGNSKEQALFTAALEISDPGERECFLEHSCADDARLHQELTKLLAAHAKSERVFSRGVSRLVSEACNGLRKAALADVETEALEKIGSRIGKYTIVGLLGEGGCGLVYLAEQEEPVRRQVALKVIKTGMDTRSVIARFEAERQALARMDHSNIAKVLDAGVTDRGRSFFVMELVQGVKITTFCDEHNLDARQRLQIFIQVCQAIQHAHQKGIIHRDIKPSNILVRLQDGTPMPKVIDFGIAKATEGTLSEFTAFTTYGQFIGTPAYMSPEQAQLSGLDVDTRSDIYSLGVLLYELLTGRTPFDQNELVNSGFDEMRRTLREQDPQRPSMMLTSMSNADLTTIAERRCAEPPKLIKSIQGDLDWIVMKALEKDRTRRYETANALAMDIQRYLNLETVLARPPSQLYQFRKLIRRNKVVFASGAIVVLTLVVGLGVSTWLFLREREALRVQGHLRQEAEQARANEMLLRQKAEVRERVTQAGVLASHGKMQEADDLLEQVPAKLFSPSMEATTVFRELGGWNTLQGRWKQAADRFSVLVQVNQVDKTDQSDRATSDLLLAAPLLIEAGNLTRYDQMRRMELARLSGTTNLIAAEQLLKTSLLAPAEPSTMALRDPLAKLLADSLDSKNPTVNDASFNAAWRALALALLEYRRGNFIASADWLKRCSNYPGQAPSCITITHILSGMTWLQLGNAQAAETELNLGRKLVENHFAKKLELSDSKSGLLAGWLTAHILLREAEELSSTHRKHAQLTQNDE, from the coding sequence ATGCACGCGGGAAATTCCAAAGAACAGGCATTGTTCACCGCCGCACTGGAGATTTCCGACCCCGGCGAGCGCGAGTGTTTTTTGGAACATTCCTGCGCTGACGACGCCAGACTGCATCAGGAACTCACGAAGTTACTGGCAGCCCACGCCAAAAGTGAACGTGTATTTTCGCGCGGCGTTTCTCGCCTTGTATCGGAAGCCTGCAATGGCCTAAGGAAAGCTGCCTTGGCTGATGTTGAAACAGAGGCGCTAGAAAAAATCGGCTCCCGGATAGGCAAGTATACAATTGTGGGTCTGCTTGGCGAGGGCGGTTGCGGCCTGGTCTATCTGGCCGAGCAGGAAGAACCGGTTCGACGGCAGGTGGCCCTAAAGGTCATAAAGACAGGCATGGATACCCGGAGCGTGATCGCTCGTTTCGAGGCGGAGCGACAGGCCCTGGCGCGGATGGATCATTCAAACATCGCCAAAGTGCTCGATGCAGGCGTGACGGACCGCGGCCGCTCATTCTTCGTGATGGAATTGGTCCAAGGCGTCAAAATCACGACGTTCTGCGACGAACATAATCTCGATGCCCGGCAAAGATTGCAGATCTTCATCCAGGTTTGCCAGGCCATCCAGCACGCGCATCAGAAGGGTATCATCCACCGTGATATCAAACCGTCGAACATTCTCGTCAGGTTGCAGGACGGCACGCCCATGCCGAAGGTGATCGACTTTGGCATCGCCAAGGCAACCGAAGGAACATTGTCGGAGTTTACCGCCTTCACCACCTATGGGCAGTTCATCGGCACGCCTGCTTACATGAGTCCTGAGCAGGCGCAGTTGAGCGGGCTGGATGTGGACACGCGCAGCGACATCTATTCGCTCGGCGTCCTGCTATACGAACTGCTGACCGGGCGGACACCCTTTGACCAAAATGAGTTGGTCAACTCCGGTTTTGACGAAATGCGGCGGACCCTACGTGAACAGGATCCCCAGCGGCCTTCGATGATGTTGACTTCAATGTCGAACGCCGATTTGACCACCATTGCAGAACGCCGGTGCGCCGAGCCACCGAAACTCATCAAATCCATACAGGGCGACCTGGACTGGATCGTGATGAAGGCATTGGAAAAGGATCGGACCCGCCGCTACGAAACCGCGAATGCGCTGGCGATGGACATCCAACGGTATCTCAACCTGGAGACGGTTCTGGCTCGTCCACCGAGCCAGCTTTATCAATTTCGCAAACTGATACGCCGCAACAAGGTGGTATTTGCATCCGGCGCAATTGTAGTCCTCACCCTTGTCGTTGGCTTGGGGGTTTCCACCTGGTTGTTTCTCCGTGAACGTGAAGCGCTCCGAGTGCAGGGACATTTGCGACAGGAAGCAGAACAGGCACGCGCGAATGAGATGCTATTGCGCCAAAAGGCGGAGGTACGCGAACGCGTGACTCAAGCAGGCGTCCTGGCCAGTCACGGCAAAATGCAGGAAGCAGACGATCTCCTGGAACAGGTTCCGGCCAAGCTGTTTTCTCCGTCCATGGAAGCGACCACAGTTTTTCGCGAACTGGGAGGTTGGAACACGCTCCAGGGACGCTGGAAGCAAGCAGCTGATCGCTTCTCAGTTCTGGTGCAAGTCAATCAAGTGGACAAGACCGACCAAAGCGACCGGGCCACCAGTGATTTGCTGTTGGCCGCACCATTACTGATCGAGGCTGGCAACCTCACCCGTTACGACCAAATGCGCCGGATGGAACTGGCCCGGCTTTCTGGCACGACCAATCTCATCGCCGCTGAGCAACTGCTCAAGACCAGCCTGTTGGCGCCGGCCGAGCCTTCAACGATGGCGTTGCGTGACCCGCTGGCAAAACTGCTCGCCGATTCGCTCGACAGCAAAAATCCAACTGTTAACGACGCCTCTTTTAACGCGGCCTGGCGTGCGCTCGCACTTGCGTTGCTGGAATATCGGCGTGGTAATTTTATCGCCTCCGCAGATTGGCTAAAAAGATGTTCCAATTATCCAGGCCAGGCGCCCTCCTGCATTACGATCACGCATATTCTATCGGGCATGACCTGGCTTCAACTTGGTAATGCACAAGCTGCCGAAACAGAATTGAATCTCGGACGAAAACTGGTTGAGAACCACTTCGCCAAGAAACTGGAGCTTAGCGATAGCAAATCCGGTCTGTTAGCAGGCTGGCTCACCGCCCATATTCTCCTGCGAGAGGCGGAGGAACTTTCATCAACCCATCGTAAACACGCACAGTTAACTCAAAACGACGAGTGA
- a CDS encoding autotransporter-associated beta strand repeat-containing protein, whose product MKVPLLAGALLLGGIEASLAADIKLKTTDAANTSSFTGSTNWSNGAVPSVGNAYYTTNFTLRTPNPTASGNNYVFGGDSLSVDPGGRLLGKIGNNAANNTTFGTITVANLILNGGTLDQAGANGDNSVLTVAGNVSVNAASFVGALAGTANGSARFETLEFTAPISGSGALQVSGPVINAGGDTGVVKLSAPNPYSGTITVSNGTGNIIASAVNRILQLNDLNSLSNATLNLDSSQASPVSFAAGVNLGNFNVGALTGRASQTLTDTAGSPVTLSVGGNNAGSTYTGALTDGGNLVKVGSGTLTLTGTNTYSGTTTVSGGSLQLGNGGTGGSLVGGNTLAVNGNLTINRNNTVTQGTDFSGSPITGNGSFTQVGNGTTILNAANSYSGSTTVSAGKLVVSSAQTGTGAIIVANGAKLGITVSAGSQLPPSSLTLGTSAATTLEFDGVNSTAIAPINTGSLSVGGQVTVNINTGTFTAGNSYPLIHWTGSGPANASSFTLGISPGLTANFSVSGNTLYLNVAAVSDIWAGAVNGNWDTSTANWTGNATIFANSQSVLFDDSAVGTTSVTVTAPVQPGSMIFNNSSLPYSITSSGANSIGGSGGLTKANNGSLTLSGGANNYTGATIINGGILSIGTLANGGQPSDIGAASVASANLVLNNSTLQFTGGSTSTDRGATVGAGGGTLEVSVGGVELNNSGVIVGSGALTKTGNGALTLSGASTFSGGVTLSAGQLNINNGGSSSANSAIGVGTLTLAAGTTIDNTSGGNVTLLPNNAQVWGGNFTYAGSAYNLNLGNGPVSLPSTCIVMVNGNTLTVGGAISGAGGITKMGPGTLALLSASTFNGGVNIQEGTLAIGSDWALGTGLLNFNGAAIQSVDGTAHTITNAINFGHDTTFGGTGNLKFTATPPGNATAKTLTVNNPQTEISGALGGASARTVAGTGTLILSGANTYSAGTTITPGATMQLGNGGTNGSLSTSGAIVNDGTLKFNRTNALVQGVHFSGAPITGIGSVVQDGSGTTTLNAANAYTGLTTVNNGELFITPAYQGAGDVVVGNGAKFGVSAGFVTNSATIGNLILGGGGATMLDFSYSQTGNPTNAALNAGTVTVSGTSAIRIGGSFAVGSFPVLKYGTLSGAFASAVAGPRGVTATLSNDVVNKVLYVTVSGVGNGIVWTGTNNVSPNLWDLNTTANWLIGALPTTYIENVPPGDAVTFNDSGNGLVLLGNAATPARVTINNASVNYTFQGAGQINSLAGLTKIGAGSVTMNVPGTFASSTVLSNGTFSIGANQTFANLSGNSAVTVSTNAPTLTLNNSLNTTFSGNMSGALGLTKTGTGQFTMTGSNNISGNLYVGSGTLTLDSGLVNLNNFGSIGHVGTDNGTLTLKGTASFTNNSDFNVGDVGASVGTVNIQDNASLTVSSFYIGSANAAGSTASGTVNQTGGTVTQTSSATGTFAVGGRVDTTSIGGVGVYNMVNGILNATSAIRVGAGGVGTFNQSGGTVNAGVDVNLARFVGSAGTYNLDGGSLRTARVTSSTAVNAILNLNGGVLIAHDDNTSLITNLTTVNVRNGGAVIDTAGLNLTVDSTLQHSGLSGDNAIDGGLTKRGAGTLTLAEWNASYTGPTIVTGGALNLLPGSVSSLNNLTLTNGALGLTVNGGGSSIYATSLKLAGNSGLNFNFGVVSGSPVAALNVSGSLTASGTTIVNVNGYGFSVGQFTLVDYTGTPLANLNNFQLGSLPVGVVASLSNNAANTSIDLVVMSVDISTWIPLIASDLPGTSSFNSAGYWQDGNPPSTPNGYVTRAFTLRSPADAGAYTFGGTVLAIDAGGRFILKGTNGQAITVPNMVMNGGVVDYAVGAGDNFTETLAGNITLNAGSTSYLGALGSAATAETLFVDAQISGSGNLQLNGVFGDVGVVVLTANNNYSGTTTVAAGTLLVNGAIGNSTTTVSTNGTLGGTGSIAGPLTIQPGGNLAPGIPSRGVLTASIGTLTASGTATIGGTALMKLDRSASPSSDRLNASAIVINAGATLIVTNMGTTSLVAGDTFTLFSGPVSSSFATVTLPPLSGGNVQWTNKLAINGTIAVVATSGVNPNATNITATVAGGNLTLSWPSDHTGWTLQVQTNSVSVGLGSNWFDVPGSSTTNSVTMPVVSTNGVVFYRLKL is encoded by the coding sequence GTGAAAGTCCCGCTTTTAGCGGGGGCGTTGTTATTGGGAGGCATTGAGGCCTCCTTGGCTGCTGATATTAAGTTGAAGACGACTGATGCGGCCAACACATCGAGTTTTACGGGTTCAACCAACTGGAGTAATGGCGCGGTGCCATCGGTTGGGAATGCCTATTACACGACAAATTTCACCCTGCGCACTCCCAACCCGACTGCCTCTGGTAATAATTATGTCTTCGGCGGAGATTCTCTCTCGGTTGATCCGGGTGGTCGCCTGTTGGGTAAGATCGGCAATAACGCCGCCAACAATACGACGTTTGGAACGATCACGGTAGCCAACCTTATCCTGAATGGCGGCACACTAGACCAGGCAGGAGCCAACGGCGACAACAGCGTTTTGACGGTTGCCGGCAATGTCAGTGTCAATGCGGCGTCATTCGTCGGAGCACTTGCCGGGACGGCCAATGGCAGTGCCAGGTTCGAGACTCTGGAGTTCACAGCTCCGATAAGTGGTTCGGGGGCGTTGCAGGTGTCTGGGCCAGTCATCAATGCCGGGGGAGACACCGGTGTTGTGAAATTAAGCGCACCCAATCCCTACAGCGGCACCATCACGGTTTCGAACGGGACTGGCAATATCATCGCGAGCGCGGTCAATCGCATCCTGCAGCTTAATGACCTGAACTCCCTGAGCAATGCGACGCTGAACCTGGATTCCTCTCAAGCCAGTCCGGTGTCGTTTGCTGCTGGTGTGAACCTGGGGAACTTCAATGTCGGCGCATTGACGGGTAGAGCATCTCAAACCCTGACGGATACAGCGGGTTCGCCGGTCACGTTGAGTGTTGGCGGCAACAACGCCGGCAGCACCTACACCGGCGCTCTGACGGACGGTGGCAATCTGGTCAAGGTGGGTTCAGGAACATTGACCCTGACGGGCACGAATACTTACTCTGGCACCACTACAGTCAGCGGCGGTTCTTTGCAGTTGGGCAATGGAGGTACGGGGGGCTCACTTGTCGGCGGCAATACACTGGCGGTCAACGGAAACCTGACCATCAACCGCAACAACACGGTTACTCAAGGCACTGATTTTAGCGGCAGCCCGATTACAGGAAATGGTTCCTTTACTCAGGTGGGTAATGGCACAACCATCTTGAACGCTGCGAACAGCTATAGCGGCAGCACTACTGTCAGCGCGGGCAAATTGGTGGTCAGCTCTGCCCAGACCGGCACGGGCGCAATCATCGTGGCCAATGGAGCCAAGTTAGGCATCACGGTTTCTGCTGGCAGCCAACTCCCACCCAGCTCCCTGACGCTGGGAACCAGTGCAGCGACCACTTTGGAATTCGACGGTGTGAACAGCACTGCCATCGCGCCGATCAACACCGGCTCGCTCTCGGTGGGCGGGCAGGTGACGGTCAATATCAACACCGGCACGTTTACCGCCGGGAATAGTTATCCATTGATTCACTGGACTGGCAGCGGTCCGGCAAATGCAAGTTCGTTCACGCTGGGCATTTCACCTGGATTGACGGCAAACTTTTCTGTTAGCGGCAATACCCTCTACCTAAATGTTGCGGCAGTATCCGACATCTGGGCCGGCGCGGTAAATGGAAACTGGGATACTTCTACTGCCAACTGGACTGGCAATGCCACGATCTTTGCCAACAGTCAGTCGGTGCTGTTTGACGACAGCGCTGTGGGAACCACCAGCGTGACGGTGACAGCGCCCGTGCAGCCCGGAAGCATGATTTTCAACAACAGTTCATTGCCGTATTCAATCACCTCCAGCGGAGCCAACAGCATTGGAGGCAGCGGTGGTTTGACCAAGGCCAATAACGGCAGCCTTACCCTCTCTGGTGGCGCCAACAACTATACCGGGGCGACGATCATCAATGGCGGCATCTTGAGTATTGGGACCCTGGCCAACGGCGGGCAGCCCAGCGACATTGGTGCAGCCAGTGTTGCTTCAGCCAATCTCGTCCTGAATAACAGCACTCTGCAATTCACCGGTGGGTCAACCAGCACCGACCGTGGCGCCACCGTGGGCGCTGGTGGTGGCACACTGGAAGTCAGTGTCGGCGGGGTGGAGTTGAACAACAGCGGTGTAATCGTCGGTTCCGGCGCGTTGACGAAGACGGGCAACGGTGCCTTGACCCTTTCTGGAGCGAGCACGTTCAGCGGCGGCGTGACTTTGAGCGCGGGTCAGTTGAACATCAACAACGGCGGTTCCAGCAGCGCCAACTCCGCCATTGGCGTTGGAACACTGACCCTCGCGGCAGGCACCACGATTGACAATACCAGCGGCGGCAATGTGACGCTGCTGCCGAACAACGCCCAGGTCTGGGGCGGCAACTTCACGTACGCCGGATCCGCCTATAACCTGAATCTTGGCAACGGTCCGGTAAGCTTGCCATCCACCTGCATCGTGATGGTCAACGGGAATACATTGACCGTTGGTGGAGCGATCAGTGGAGCCGGTGGAATAACTAAGATGGGCCCTGGCACACTGGCGCTTTTAAGCGCCAGCACGTTCAACGGAGGCGTGAACATCCAGGAGGGCACGCTGGCTATCGGCAGCGATTGGGCCCTGGGCACGGGGTTGCTCAATTTTAACGGAGCAGCCATCCAATCGGTGGATGGAACGGCGCACACCATTACGAATGCCATCAACTTCGGACATGACACGACCTTCGGCGGCACAGGCAATCTCAAATTTACAGCAACCCCGCCCGGCAATGCGACTGCAAAGACCCTGACGGTAAACAATCCCCAGACTGAGATTAGCGGGGCGCTGGGTGGGGCCAGTGCCCGCACGGTGGCAGGCACGGGCACGCTCATTTTAAGCGGCGCCAATACGTACAGCGCTGGCACCACGATCACCCCGGGGGCCACCATGCAACTGGGGAACGGCGGCACTAACGGGTCGCTTTCCACCAGCGGGGCCATCGTTAACGACGGCACCTTGAAGTTCAACCGCACCAATGCACTCGTTCAAGGCGTCCATTTCAGCGGCGCCCCAATCACCGGCATTGGTTCGGTGGTCCAAGACGGTTCCGGAACCACCACGTTGAACGCGGCGAATGCTTATACTGGATTGACCACCGTGAACAACGGCGAGTTGTTCATCACACCAGCATATCAAGGTGCCGGGGATGTTGTGGTTGGCAACGGCGCCAAGTTCGGTGTCTCTGCTGGTTTCGTTACTAACAGCGCGACGATCGGTAATTTGATTCTGGGCGGCGGCGGAGCGACGATGTTGGACTTCTCCTACAGTCAGACGGGGAACCCGACTAATGCCGCCCTCAACGCGGGCACGGTCACGGTAAGTGGTACCAGCGCGATCCGCATCGGCGGCAGTTTTGCGGTGGGTTCGTTCCCGGTCCTCAAATACGGCACCCTTTCCGGAGCGTTTGCGAGCGCGGTGGCCGGTCCGCGGGGCGTGACGGCAACCCTTTCCAATGATGTGGTCAACAAAGTTCTCTATGTGACCGTTTCCGGGGTCGGTAATGGAATCGTCTGGACCGGGACCAACAACGTTTCGCCCAACCTCTGGGACTTGAACACGACGGCCAACTGGCTCATTGGCGCCCTGCCGACGACTTACATCGAGAACGTGCCACCGGGTGATGCGGTTACCTTTAATGATTCCGGTAACGGACTGGTACTGTTAGGCAACGCAGCAACCCCAGCCAGGGTCACCATTAATAATGCTTCCGTGAATTACACCTTCCAAGGTGCCGGCCAAATCAACTCCCTGGCAGGATTGACTAAAATCGGTGCCGGTTCAGTGACAATGAATGTGCCCGGCACGTTCGCCAGCAGCACGGTTCTCTCTAATGGCACCTTCAGCATCGGCGCCAACCAGACTTTTGCCAACCTGTCTGGTAACAGCGCGGTAACTGTCTCCACGAATGCGCCAACACTGACACTCAACAACAGTCTCAACACCACGTTCTCAGGCAATATGTCAGGTGCACTCGGACTGACCAAAACCGGAACTGGCCAGTTCACGATGACTGGTAGCAACAATATCTCTGGCAATCTATACGTTGGTTCCGGCACTTTGACGCTCGATTCCGGGTTGGTGAATCTGAACAACTTCGGCAGCATTGGTCATGTTGGGACCGATAACGGCACGCTGACCTTGAAAGGAACCGCGAGCTTCACCAACAACAGCGACTTCAATGTAGGAGATGTTGGCGCGTCCGTGGGCACTGTGAATATCCAGGACAATGCCAGCCTCACGGTGAGCTCGTTCTACATTGGTTCGGCCAACGCAGCGGGTTCGACGGCCAGTGGCACGGTCAATCAAACCGGTGGCACGGTGACGCAAACCAGCTCCGCAACCGGCACGTTTGCCGTCGGTGGTCGCGTGGACACGACGTCGATCGGCGGTGTGGGTGTTTATAATATGGTTAACGGTATTCTGAACGCGACCAGTGCAATTCGAGTCGGGGCAGGGGGCGTCGGCACCTTCAACCAGAGCGGCGGCACGGTCAACGCCGGCGTCGATGTGAACCTCGCGCGCTTTGTTGGTTCGGCGGGAACTTACAACCTGGACGGCGGATCACTCCGCACGGCACGCGTCACCTCGTCCACCGCTGTCAACGCCATCTTGAATTTGAACGGTGGTGTGTTGATCGCGCACGATGACAACACCAGCCTCATTACCAACCTTACCACGGTAAATGTCCGCAATGGCGGTGCGGTGATCGATACTGCCGGATTGAACCTCACCGTCGATTCAACTTTGCAACACAGTGGTTTGTCTGGTGACAATGCGATCGACGGCGGTCTCACCAAACGGGGTGCCGGCACGTTGACCTTGGCGGAGTGGAATGCCTCCTATACGGGGCCAACCATCGTCACAGGCGGCGCACTGAATCTGCTCCCGGGCTCGGTTTCCAGCCTGAACAACCTGACGCTTACCAATGGAGCCCTAGGCCTGACAGTGAACGGAGGAGGGTCATCCATTTACGCGACGAGTTTGAAGTTGGCGGGCAATTCGGGGTTGAACTTTAATTTCGGCGTCGTGTCCGGCTCTCCCGTCGCGGCGTTGAATGTCAGCGGCAGTCTCACCGCCTCTGGCACAACCATTGTCAACGTGAATGGCTACGGATTCTCGGTCGGCCAGTTCACACTAGTGGATTACACCGGCACGCCGCTGGCAAACCTGAACAATTTCCAGTTGGGAAGCCTGCCTGTCGGAGTTGTCGCCAGCTTATCCAATAACGCGGCCAATACGTCGATTGATCTCGTGGTCATGTCCGTTGATATTTCAACCTGGATCCCGCTAATTGCCTCCGATTTACCGGGCACGTCCAGTTTCAACTCGGCCGGTTATTGGCAGGATGGCAATCCGCCTTCGACTCCCAACGGCTATGTCACCCGCGCATTCACGCTGCGCTCTCCGGCGGATGCCGGCGCCTATACCTTCGGCGGAACCGTTCTGGCGATTGATGCGGGCGGGCGTTTCATACTCAAGGGCACCAATGGACAGGCAATAACCGTTCCGAACATGGTAATGAATGGGGGCGTGGTGGATTATGCTGTCGGGGCTGGTGACAACTTTACTGAAACCCTGGCAGGCAATATCACACTCAACGCGGGATCGACCAGTTACCTGGGAGCGCTGGGTTCGGCGGCGACCGCGGAAACACTGTTTGTGGACGCTCAGATTAGTGGCAGTGGCAATCTTCAGCTTAACGGCGTCTTCGGAGATGTCGGGGTTGTCGTGTTGACCGCAAACAACAACTACTCCGGCACGACGACGGTTGCCGCAGGAACGCTGCTTGTCAATGGGGCGATCGGCAACTCGACCACCACCGTTAGCACCAACGGCACGCTTGGTGGCACCGGCTCTATCGCAGGTCCGCTCACCATTCAACCCGGAGGAAACCTGGCGCCTGGCATTCCATCACGCGGCGTGCTGACGGCTTCCATCGGAACCCTCACAGCGAGTGGCACTGCCACCATCGGCGGGACCGCGTTGATGAAACTCGACCGCTCCGCTTCTCCTTCAAGCGACCGGCTCAATGCCTCGGCGATTGTTATCAACGCGGGGGCCACACTGATCGTGACCAACATGGGCACGACAAGCCTTGTTGCTGGTGACACGTTCACATTGTTTAGCGGTCCCGTTAGCAGTTCATTTGCCACAGTGACCTTGCCGCCTTTGTCCGGCGGCAATGTCCAATGGACCAACAAGCTTGCGATAAACGGAACGATCGCGGTGGTTGCCACGAGCGGAGTCAATCCCAACGCCACCAACATCACGGCCACTGTGGCGGGCGGGAACCTGACCCTGTCATGGCCGTCGGATCACACCGGCTGGACACTGCAAGTGCAGACAAACTCAGTCAGTGTTGGGTTGGGCTCCAACTGGTTTGATGTGCCGGGATCTTCGACCACGAATTCGGTCACGATGCCGGTTGTTTCAACCAACGGTGTGGTGTTCTATCGGCTGAAACTCTAG
- a CDS encoding prepilin-type N-terminal cleavage/methylation domain-containing protein, whose product MRTKAFTLIELLVVIAIIAILAALLLPALARAKERGKRAACLNNLRQIGIGVIIYAEENSDRLIEAHGINGTGVQIVLEPPSAEAAKSVKLIVQTNNTPSIWSCPNLPQLPQYEAAGFNQYDLGYQYFGGPVFKNWINPAGTFPGRSAEKLAQAKPYWVMAADCVIKINGAWGGKEPGRTTYDNMPSHKDSGSLPAGGNQLFIDGHAEWIKAKSMYFLTSWSTSTRECYFYQDPQDFDPILKASLPYLAFKP is encoded by the coding sequence ATGCGAACAAAGGCATTCACGTTGATCGAGTTGTTGGTGGTCATCGCCATTATCGCCATTCTGGCCGCCCTGTTGTTACCCGCATTGGCGAGAGCCAAGGAACGGGGCAAGCGGGCGGCCTGCCTAAACAACCTGCGGCAGATCGGTATTGGCGTCATCATCTATGCCGAGGAAAACAGTGACCGATTGATCGAAGCCCACGGGATCAATGGGACCGGGGTGCAGATTGTGTTGGAGCCGCCCTCAGCCGAAGCGGCCAAGAGCGTGAAATTGATAGTGCAGACCAACAACACCCCCTCCATCTGGTCCTGTCCCAATCTTCCCCAGTTGCCGCAATACGAAGCCGCCGGGTTCAACCAATACGACCTTGGCTACCAGTATTTCGGTGGCCCGGTCTTCAAGAACTGGATTAATCCTGCGGGGACTTTCCCGGGCCGCAGCGCGGAGAAGCTTGCGCAGGCCAAGCCGTATTGGGTGATGGCGGCCGATTGCGTAATCAAAATCAACGGTGCTTGGGGAGGGAAAGAACCAGGACGAACCACCTACGACAACATGCCATCGCATAAGGACAGTGGCTCGCTGCCGGCGGGAGGCAACCAATTGTTCATTGATGGGCATGCTGAATGGATTAAAGCCAAGTCCATGTATTTTCTGACCAGTTGGTCGACCAGCACCCGCGAGTGTTACTTCTACCAGGACCCGCAGGACTTTGACCCCATCTTGAAAGCCAGCCTGCCATATCTGGCCTTCAAACCCTGA